Proteins from a genomic interval of Desulfofustis limnaeus:
- a CDS encoding FG-GAP repeat domain-containing protein yields the protein MIIVICSWSLLQAEEGQDSQMVLLLPFAATEAGPLHYLDDAVRQMLTSRLARQEAITVIAPVLDGTEQELINKQVLAGNHRQVLQRYQANWLATGAITSSGPDIRVDLQLYTSTADQPQELGFTVGEIDAVLPAVTALAGDIGIRLKAVAESSAAGEPATVRSPDAFQTPHPERDYKKGLYSGTTLFGEQDERFQSRGVRRSSPLPIDVESMALGDLDGDGVADLVVASRYKLLVFHFVEQRFQQVAEYEMPVTMKIHVINIARLENETSSLLFVSGDIGRSAASAIFSWDGSPALQPVHERLDWYIRPLSWPGKGVVLIGQRASSEAADLYLSPGVYQLQLDRQSGRLERTGRVPLPLGTNLFDFVFADFNGDNTIETALVDRQQRLLLYDQDQNLIWVSNANYGGSLNYFGPPLANDEEPGTFDSGRERDIPQLVYIPGRLDVTDITGDGLPEVVVVTNEVDIISKYLPNMRTFDGGSVACLSWQGGGLRELWRTNHIPGYVADYVFEPQAGPEVEGMTALNRLYVAQLPEKALWRRFLPGGDNTRILAYEMKMVQ from the coding sequence ATGATCATCGTGATCTGCTCCTGGTCACTCCTCCAGGCTGAAGAAGGGCAAGATTCCCAGATGGTTCTGTTGCTGCCTTTTGCCGCCACCGAGGCCGGGCCGCTGCACTATCTCGATGATGCGGTTCGGCAGATGCTGACCAGCCGGTTGGCGCGTCAGGAGGCGATTACGGTGATTGCTCCAGTCCTCGATGGCACGGAGCAAGAGCTGATCAACAAGCAAGTACTGGCTGGCAACCATCGACAGGTGTTGCAGCGCTACCAGGCGAATTGGCTGGCAACAGGGGCTATCACCTCCAGTGGCCCGGATATTCGTGTTGATCTGCAGCTCTACACGAGCACGGCGGATCAACCACAGGAACTCGGTTTTACGGTGGGTGAAATTGATGCCGTCTTGCCGGCCGTGACAGCCTTGGCCGGCGATATCGGGATCCGCCTCAAAGCTGTTGCCGAATCGTCGGCTGCAGGAGAGCCGGCCACCGTAAGGAGCCCGGATGCCTTCCAGACGCCCCACCCTGAGCGTGATTATAAAAAGGGACTGTATAGCGGCACCACGCTTTTCGGTGAACAGGATGAACGATTCCAGTCGCGCGGGGTGCGCCGCAGTTCGCCGTTGCCGATTGACGTGGAGTCCATGGCCTTGGGGGATCTCGACGGTGATGGTGTAGCCGATCTGGTGGTGGCGTCTCGTTACAAGCTGTTGGTCTTTCATTTTGTCGAGCAACGATTTCAACAGGTTGCCGAATATGAAATGCCGGTGACCATGAAAATTCATGTGATCAATATTGCACGCTTGGAAAACGAAACGTCGTCGCTGCTTTTTGTCTCGGGGGATATCGGGCGTTCTGCAGCTTCGGCAATTTTTTCCTGGGATGGTTCACCTGCTCTGCAGCCGGTGCATGAGCGGTTGGACTGGTACATCCGGCCACTCTCCTGGCCGGGCAAAGGGGTGGTACTGATCGGTCAGCGGGCCAGTAGCGAGGCCGCCGATCTCTATCTGTCCCCCGGGGTCTATCAGCTGCAGTTGGATCGACAATCCGGCCGCTTGGAACGGACTGGACGGGTTCCGCTGCCGCTCGGCACCAATCTGTTTGATTTCGTTTTTGCCGATTTCAACGGCGATAACACCATTGAAACGGCCCTGGTCGACCGTCAACAACGGTTGCTCCTCTATGACCAGGACCAGAATCTAATCTGGGTCAGTAACGCCAATTATGGCGGTAGTCTCAACTATTTCGGGCCGCCGCTGGCCAACGACGAAGAGCCGGGTACCTTCGACAGCGGCCGCGAGCGGGATATTCCTCAACTTGTTTACATCCCCGGGCGATTGGACGTTACAGATATCACCGGTGACGGGTTGCCGGAGGTCGTTGTGGTTACCAACGAGGTGGACATCATCAGCAAGTACCTGCCGAACATGCGCACCTTCGACGGCGGCTCGGTAGCCTGCTTGAGTTGGCAAGGGGGCGGCCTGCGCGAACTATGGCGGACCAATCATATTCCCGGCTACGTGGCCGACTATGTCTTTGAACCGCAGGCCGGGCCAGAGGTGGAGGGCATGACGGCGCTTAACCGCTTATACGTCGCGCAACTGCCGGAAAAAGCCCTGTGGCGCAGATTTCTGCCGGGGGGGGACAATACCCGGATCTTGGCCTATGAGATGAAAATGGTTCAATAA
- a CDS encoding DUF4956 domain-containing protein: MDPQRIDWYSVLSGFGSKSMNEIGFIPFLGIMGISLLSSLVIALLYVRFFQPRSTGSLIYRAFPLLGISITAIFIAIQFSLPLSLGLLGALSIVRFRTPIKEPEEIGFIMLVVATSLCAATFNILFLCIILGVAVIALLIMRFGRPFLMVNDNSGVVILEIPAPLYHQRNRELFDTLSTHIPSGRLDSVAENDGQAVISYNFQKVKQSSLLDLKALVNDHYPSATLNIFYNNNQAL; encoded by the coding sequence ATGGACCCACAACGCATCGATTGGTACTCGGTTCTCTCCGGTTTTGGCAGTAAGAGCATGAACGAAATCGGCTTTATACCGTTTTTGGGCATCATGGGCATTTCCCTGTTGTCCTCTCTTGTCATCGCGCTGCTCTACGTCCGTTTTTTCCAACCCCGCTCGACGGGGAGCCTCATTTATCGTGCCTTTCCACTACTGGGGATTTCGATTACCGCCATTTTCATTGCCATCCAGTTTTCACTCCCCCTCTCGCTCGGTCTCCTCGGTGCCCTATCCATCGTCCGTTTTCGTACGCCAATCAAGGAACCGGAAGAAATCGGCTTTATCATGCTGGTTGTGGCCACCTCTTTGTGTGCCGCCACGTTTAACATTCTCTTTCTGTGCATCATCCTCGGAGTTGCAGTCATCGCGTTGCTGATCATGCGTTTCGGGCGCCCTTTTCTGATGGTCAATGATAACAGTGGCGTGGTCATTCTTGAAATCCCGGCACCGCTGTATCATCAACGCAACCGAGAGTTGTTCGACACGCTGAGTACCCACATTCCCTCCGGGCGTCTGGACAGCGTTGCGGAAAACGATGGACAAGCAGTCATTTCCTATAATTTCCAAAAGGTGAAACAAAGCAGCCTTCTCGACCTCAAGGCCCTGGTCAACGACCACTATCCGTCCGCAACCCTGAACATCTTTTACAACAACAATCAAGCACTGTGA
- a CDS encoding CotH kinase family protein: MRNRMRFRCPVSVLLILIGLLLGLGALALEKFEGFARLKNAMQTTSVGSGVIDYGTLGSILKRLHLVAPEPTDYERFPAVQHSDEDLETLVFQKKRRVEEYAYGATTADERTFRSSAVIHNLQPDSTQWPIISIVVDDDFLHDPDTGIMVNREQKGGEWERIAEVSYAEEGKVLFETHAGIRMHGGKRLTTGEFTPGFRLYFRRKYGLEQVPTGLILPDLPVPLRTVVLQTSAWPPGYPLNNPIAYDIARKVGCEAPETRLVSIYLNGKPYSLGFATEHLSRRQWGQRLDGEDYFFVKYRSKNSERDLVSYREKIGTVLDEEVILNMQQVAQRMDLDNLTAQILAWAFCGTGDYCQGVAVGRRDDPASRLFYLTWDMDHSFWDGSARTYGFDRRHWQQPALEGFLEHKDKRRICWRTYIFNRLFYHDSAYQDHFLQRLNETLNHRLSPSFLRERLDYYRHMLAMSGQPHADYLDMLSRFFENRPSFIYSELHDLFSISPPSSCSISFPKGLSVRIDGYEYREPYHGYYYPSSPVSVALPDSFPDTLRAVWRVNGAQVEQPRLQLLLDSNTAIELLVMPASTEESPATTQ, encoded by the coding sequence ATGAGGAACCGAATGCGTTTTCGCTGCCCCGTCTCTGTCCTCCTGATTCTCATCGGCCTCCTTCTCGGACTTGGTGCTCTGGCACTAGAGAAGTTCGAGGGGTTTGCCCGACTGAAGAACGCGATGCAGACCACCTCGGTCGGATCCGGGGTGATCGATTATGGTACGCTGGGAAGCATTCTGAAAAGGCTCCACCTGGTGGCGCCGGAACCCACCGACTACGAGCGATTTCCTGCTGTCCAGCACTCAGACGAGGATCTCGAAACCCTGGTCTTCCAGAAGAAAAGGCGGGTGGAGGAATATGCCTATGGCGCCACCACAGCCGACGAACGAACCTTTCGCTCATCGGCAGTGATTCACAACCTGCAGCCTGATTCAACCCAATGGCCAATCATATCTATCGTGGTGGATGATGACTTCCTGCACGATCCGGACACCGGCATCATGGTCAACAGGGAGCAAAAAGGTGGGGAATGGGAGAGAATTGCCGAGGTGTCTTACGCCGAGGAGGGCAAGGTGCTCTTCGAGACTCATGCGGGAATCCGCATGCACGGTGGGAAACGGTTGACCACGGGCGAATTCACCCCGGGTTTTCGCCTTTATTTCCGGAGAAAGTATGGGCTTGAGCAGGTACCAACCGGACTCATCCTTCCTGACCTGCCGGTCCCGCTCCGCACGGTCGTATTGCAGACCAGCGCCTGGCCGCCCGGCTACCCGCTCAACAACCCCATCGCCTACGACATCGCCCGGAAGGTCGGCTGCGAGGCGCCGGAAACTCGTCTGGTCTCCATTTATCTGAACGGAAAACCATATAGCCTCGGTTTTGCCACCGAACACCTCAGCCGGCGCCAATGGGGACAGCGACTCGATGGCGAGGACTACTTCTTCGTCAAATACCGCAGCAAGAACTCAGAAAGAGACCTGGTGTCCTACCGTGAGAAAATCGGCACCGTGCTCGACGAAGAGGTCATCTTGAACATGCAGCAGGTGGCACAGCGGATGGATCTTGACAACCTCACCGCACAGATCCTTGCCTGGGCCTTCTGCGGCACGGGAGACTATTGCCAGGGCGTAGCGGTCGGCAGGCGGGACGATCCTGCCAGCCGGCTGTTTTATCTCACCTGGGACATGGACCACAGCTTCTGGGACGGTTCTGCCCGCACCTACGGATTCGATCGCCGCCATTGGCAACAACCCGCCTTGGAGGGTTTTCTCGAGCACAAGGACAAACGTCGGATCTGTTGGCGAACATATATCTTCAACCGCTTGTTTTACCACGACTCAGCCTATCAGGATCACTTCCTGCAGCGGTTGAACGAAACCTTGAATCATCGGCTCTCACCTTCTTTCCTGCGCGAACGGCTCGATTATTATCGGCACATGCTCGCTATGTCCGGTCAGCCGCACGCGGATTATCTGGACATGTTGAGTAGATTCTTCGAGAACCGCCCTTCCTTCATCTATTCCGAGTTGCACGATCTGTTCTCGATCTCGCCGCCCTCCTCCTGTTCAATTTCCTTTCCTAAAGGCCTGTCAGTGCGCATCGACGGGTACGAGTATCGCGAGCCCTATCATGGGTACTATTACCCCTCCAGCCCGGTTTCCGTTGCCCTCCCGGATTCATTCCCCGATACGCTGCGGGCAGTGTGGCGGGTTAATGGAGCGCAGGTGGAGCAACCACGGCTGCAGCTTCTGCTGGACAGCAACACCGCTATAGAACTGCTCGTTATGCCGGCCTCAACAGAAGAATCGCCGGCCACCACCCAGTGA
- a CDS encoding MFS transporter, translated as MKWRMLLLVGGGVFLSTMDSSMINVALPSIMRTFSAPLVAVQWVVLIYLLTITVTLLFWGMASDRLGKDTIYLTGIGVFTVASICCSVAPDLWVLVSVRFFQGLGAAMMMASGPGIIRDAFPRRELGRGLGLVGIATSAGLMTGPVISGMLITAYSWRMIFLVTVPISMAILVFGYRLIKEVDLSQAAVPSPRFDFAGAALWVVLVVSLILYAHFLPAFSWRFGLGGALWLLVAAALFVWSERVRTPALLPLHLFAKSYYHIGLFTAAVSFGSLFVVLVLLPFYLDYVRGLSTHLIGLVMMAVPLSLFIVSPASGALYDRFGGRLLTTGGLLVCFVSLLLLAMTKADTPLVVMCGKLVLLGMGQSMFLAPNTASLLARIKDDDAGVTAGLLATSRNLGMLCGAAFAGIVFAAWFGWFSGGDELYAYRPEQSSVFMDSFQATLLCAATVSLSAVLVSWQRDD; from the coding sequence GTGAAATGGCGGATGTTACTGCTCGTTGGGGGCGGTGTATTTCTCAGCACCATGGACAGCAGCATGATCAACGTGGCTCTGCCCTCGATCATGCGCACGTTTTCCGCACCGCTCGTTGCCGTGCAATGGGTGGTGCTCATCTATCTGCTGACCATCACCGTTACTTTGCTGTTCTGGGGGATGGCTTCCGATCGTCTCGGCAAGGATACCATCTACTTGACCGGGATCGGGGTCTTCACCGTGGCTTCGATCTGCTGTTCGGTGGCGCCCGACCTGTGGGTCCTGGTGAGTGTCCGGTTTTTTCAAGGACTCGGCGCCGCGATGATGATGGCCTCCGGGCCGGGAATCATCCGGGACGCATTCCCTCGCCGGGAACTCGGCCGCGGCCTCGGACTGGTCGGCATAGCGACTTCGGCGGGACTGATGACCGGGCCTGTCATCAGCGGCATGCTCATTACTGCCTATTCCTGGCGGATGATTTTTCTGGTTACGGTCCCGATCAGTATGGCCATTCTTGTTTTCGGTTATCGGCTGATCAAGGAAGTTGACCTGTCTCAGGCCGCGGTGCCCAGTCCGCGCTTTGATTTTGCCGGAGCGGCGTTATGGGTGGTCCTGGTCGTGTCGCTCATTCTCTATGCTCATTTTCTGCCTGCGTTCAGTTGGCGGTTCGGGCTGGGCGGCGCGTTGTGGTTGCTAGTGGCGGCCGCTCTGTTTGTCTGGTCGGAGCGAGTGCGTACGCCGGCGCTGTTGCCGCTCCATCTTTTTGCCAAAAGTTATTATCACATCGGCCTATTCACCGCCGCTGTCTCGTTTGGCTCGCTTTTTGTCGTGCTGGTGTTGTTACCCTTTTATCTGGACTATGTGCGCGGGTTGTCGACCCATCTGATCGGCTTGGTGATGATGGCCGTTCCCCTGAGCCTGTTTATCGTTTCCCCGGCTTCCGGGGCGCTTTACGATCGGTTCGGTGGCCGTCTTCTGACTACCGGGGGGTTGCTGGTCTGTTTTGTCAGCCTGCTCCTGCTGGCCATGACCAAAGCGGATACACCGCTCGTGGTAATGTGCGGGAAACTGGTGCTGTTGGGGATGGGGCAATCGATGTTTCTGGCCCCAAATACCGCTTCTCTGCTGGCCCGGATTAAAGATGACGATGCCGGCGTCACAGCCGGTCTGCTGGCCACATCTCGGAACCTGGGAATGCTTTGCGGCGCGGCCTTTGCCGGCATCGTTTTTGCCGCCTGGTTCGGTTGGTTTTCAGGGGGAGACGAGTTGTATGCCTATCGGCCGGAGCAAAGCTCTGTCTTTATGGACTCGTTTCAGGCCACGTTGCTCTGCGCGGCAACAGTTTCCTTGTCGGCGGTGCTTGTCTCCTGGCAACGGGATGACTGA
- a CDS encoding ATP-dependent DNA helicase has protein sequence MEQSVQAFFSADGPLAQRLAGYESRADQVRMAAAVEALLQAQPRGTSGQADYAHVLVVEAETGVGKSLAYLVPAVFSGKRVVVSTATINLQDQLVDKEIPLLSRIIGRDVGALCVKGRQNYLCLHRWHQFRSHPQQSLLEDQEGERIEKWLETTDTGDRAELSWLTDRSPLWPRISALSHQCLGGECPEFGDCFINRLRRKAGNARLLVVNHHLYFSDLALRRRGYGELLPRHEAVIFDEAHHVEQVATTFFGSGFGQYQVYDLVGDMIRQAEQEHGTVDDERLLAMASGLKQRVDLFSSLFPGQRGRFPLLAFSQTRDDWHEQVHHVADALQRCGEAAAARDGESWKLLADRAEELRANLLRIALPDEHGGTTDQVYWYERRERSITLSATPIHVAEDLRQTLYAAVPSCVMTSATLATGDRFDYFCQRLGLSDPVAVMQLKSPFPYRDRALVYVPENGFPEPAEAAFETAVAERIRDLLSLSEGRALVLFTSFKAMDAVAEFLQGRLDYPILVQGTAARSTLLTRFRRERDSVLLAVASFWEGVDIPGESLSAVIIDKLPFEVPSDPVMQARMQAISNEGGNPFFDFQVPRAVLTLRQGVGRLMRSSRDSGLIAIMDIRLFSKRYGKIFLDSLPPAPIVRERAAVAEFFAQMAVSQPEQEV, from the coding sequence ATGGAACAATCGGTACAGGCGTTCTTTTCAGCAGACGGACCTTTGGCGCAACGCCTTGCCGGTTATGAATCGCGCGCCGATCAGGTGCGGATGGCGGCAGCAGTGGAAGCCTTGCTCCAGGCTCAGCCCCGGGGAACCTCCGGACAAGCCGACTATGCCCACGTCTTGGTGGTGGAGGCGGAAACCGGGGTCGGAAAGAGTCTGGCCTACCTGGTGCCGGCAGTTTTTTCCGGAAAACGAGTGGTTGTCTCCACCGCCACGATCAACTTGCAGGATCAGCTGGTGGACAAGGAAATCCCGCTGCTGTCCCGCATCATCGGTCGTGATGTCGGCGCCCTTTGCGTGAAGGGCAGGCAGAATTATCTCTGCCTTCATCGATGGCATCAGTTTCGCAGTCATCCGCAACAGTCGCTGCTTGAGGATCAGGAGGGGGAGCGGATCGAAAAATGGCTCGAGACCACGGACACCGGTGATCGGGCCGAGCTTTCCTGGCTGACCGACCGGTCGCCGCTGTGGCCGCGAATCTCGGCACTGTCCCATCAATGCCTGGGCGGGGAATGCCCGGAATTCGGCGATTGCTTCATCAATCGCCTGCGGCGCAAGGCCGGCAATGCACGACTGCTGGTGGTCAACCACCACCTCTACTTTTCCGATCTGGCCCTGCGGCGCCGTGGCTATGGGGAGTTGCTGCCCCGTCACGAGGCGGTCATTTTTGACGAGGCCCATCATGTGGAACAGGTGGCAACCACCTTTTTCGGCAGCGGCTTCGGACAGTATCAAGTGTATGATTTGGTTGGCGATATGATCCGTCAGGCGGAGCAGGAGCATGGGACCGTTGACGATGAGCGATTGCTGGCCATGGCCAGCGGTCTGAAACAGCGAGTTGATCTGTTTTCCTCGCTGTTCCCGGGACAGCGGGGACGCTTTCCTTTACTGGCGTTCTCCCAGACCCGCGATGACTGGCATGAACAGGTCCACCATGTTGCCGACGCGTTGCAGCGCTGCGGCGAAGCAGCAGCCGCTCGTGACGGTGAGAGCTGGAAGTTGCTGGCCGATCGCGCTGAAGAATTACGTGCCAACCTGCTGCGCATCGCTCTGCCGGATGAGCATGGTGGAACAACCGACCAGGTCTACTGGTATGAGAGGCGAGAGCGCTCGATCACCCTGTCGGCGACACCGATACATGTTGCCGAGGATCTGCGGCAGACACTCTACGCTGCCGTGCCGAGCTGTGTGATGACCTCGGCGACCTTGGCCACCGGTGACCGTTTTGACTACTTCTGCCAGCGTCTTGGTCTATCCGACCCGGTCGCGGTGATGCAACTGAAGTCTCCGTTTCCCTACCGTGACCGGGCCCTTGTCTATGTGCCGGAGAACGGTTTTCCCGAGCCGGCCGAGGCGGCCTTCGAGACGGCTGTGGCGGAGCGAATACGGGATTTATTGAGCTTATCGGAGGGGCGGGCGTTGGTCTTGTTTACCAGTTTCAAGGCAATGGATGCCGTCGCTGAATTTTTGCAGGGACGGCTCGATTATCCGATCCTGGTGCAGGGAACTGCCGCTCGATCGACCCTGTTGACCCGGTTTCGCCGGGAGCGGGATTCGGTGCTGCTGGCGGTGGCCAGTTTCTGGGAGGGTGTCGATATTCCCGGTGAGTCGCTGAGCGCCGTGATCATCGACAAACTGCCATTCGAGGTACCGAGCGATCCGGTGATGCAGGCCCGGATGCAGGCCATCAGCAACGAGGGTGGCAATCCGTTTTTCGATTTTCAGGTGCCTCGGGCGGTGCTGACCCTGCGTCAGGGGGTCGGCAGGTTGATGCGCTCATCGCGCGATAGCGGTTTGATCGCCATCATGGACATTCGTCTGTTCAGTAAACGCTACGGCAAGATCTTTCTTGACAGTCTGCCGCCGGCACCGATCGTCAGGGAGCGGGCCGCCGTTGCCGAGTTCTTCGCCCAAATGGCAGTCAGTCAGCCGGAGCAGGAAGTTTAG
- a CDS encoding response regulator: MVELLAPVGQDDASISSERLVDDNETIVIVDDSPEIAVLLRAYLSKHNLPSRAAFSAAELFRMIGEQKVALVLLDIGLPDRGGNEILSELVHHDPDLGIIMVTGSTDLETALHCLRLGADDYLTKPVNIEQFHYTVAKTLRKRRLAIDNRRFQEKLQLTNLRTQFLHQLNLKMNSAYLSARELKGVLQTILIGITSEEGLRFNRAFLALFDEAATMLQGELAIGPGSREDAAEVWNEIKRKNLKLQDLFSTVFADSFKKDVIVNEIVRSLVVPASFVQHPLMHACRHRSSILVRQGQADIAIPHELIETLGEDSFVIVPLFSPSKALGVIIADNFVTRQPINQADIEALEIFAGQASLAIEHSRLYTDMQSKIDELELVTQELEKSKDLLIEAERYSALGHMSAQLVHTLRNPITSIGGTARLLSKRIPEAENKKFLDVLIKETSKLEATLTDLFSFVGRNELVKSPQTLFSLIRRSVMIFYGAMKKSSIIYEIDLQGEDPILHIDSEKIRQVFVHLIKNSIEAMPDGGILEVRCWQENNSVLISIRDTGTGVDMHNLHRVTDPFYTTKTYGTGLGLTLVEQILEQHGADFSLTPSKPTGMTALIRFKKDL; the protein is encoded by the coding sequence ATGGTTGAGCTGTTGGCACCCGTCGGACAGGATGATGCCTCGATTTCCTCAGAACGACTTGTCGATGACAATGAAACAATTGTTATCGTTGACGATTCCCCCGAAATAGCCGTGCTGCTCAGGGCCTATCTGAGCAAACACAACCTGCCGTCGCGAGCCGCCTTCTCGGCCGCCGAACTGTTTCGCATGATCGGTGAGCAGAAGGTCGCCCTGGTGCTGCTCGATATCGGCCTGCCCGATCGAGGCGGCAACGAGATCCTCAGCGAGCTGGTACATCACGATCCCGATCTGGGCATCATCATGGTCACCGGTAGCACCGACCTGGAGACGGCCCTCCATTGCCTGCGTCTCGGTGCCGACGACTATCTGACCAAACCGGTCAATATCGAGCAGTTTCACTATACCGTTGCCAAGACCCTGCGAAAGCGGCGGTTGGCCATCGACAACCGCCGCTTTCAGGAAAAGTTACAGCTGACCAACCTGCGCACCCAGTTCCTGCACCAGCTCAACCTGAAGATGAACTCCGCCTATCTCAGCGCCCGAGAGCTCAAAGGCGTTCTCCAGACCATTCTCATCGGCATCACCTCCGAGGAAGGGCTGCGTTTCAACCGGGCCTTCCTGGCCCTGTTCGATGAAGCGGCAACCATGTTGCAGGGGGAACTGGCGATCGGGCCCGGCAGCAGGGAAGATGCGGCCGAGGTATGGAATGAAATCAAACGCAAGAATCTGAAGTTGCAGGATCTTTTCTCGACGGTGTTTGCCGACTCGTTCAAAAAGGACGTCATCGTTAATGAGATTGTCCGCTCACTGGTAGTGCCCGCCTCATTCGTCCAGCATCCGTTGATGCACGCCTGCCGTCACCGGAGTTCGATTCTGGTCAGACAGGGCCAAGCAGATATAGCCATTCCCCACGAATTGATCGAGACCCTGGGAGAAGACAGTTTCGTCATCGTCCCGCTCTTTTCTCCGAGCAAGGCGCTCGGGGTCATCATAGCGGACAACTTCGTCACCCGGCAACCGATCAACCAGGCCGACATTGAAGCTTTGGAGATCTTCGCCGGACAGGCAAGCCTGGCCATTGAGCACTCGCGGCTCTACACCGATATGCAGTCTAAGATCGACGAGTTGGAGTTGGTTACCCAGGAACTGGAAAAGAGCAAGGACTTGCTCATCGAAGCGGAGCGTTATTCGGCCCTCGGCCATATGTCCGCTCAGTTGGTGCACACGTTGCGCAACCCGATTACCTCCATCGGTGGTACCGCTCGGCTCCTCAGCAAACGAATACCGGAGGCGGAAAACAAGAAATTTCTCGACGTGCTGATCAAGGAAACCAGTAAACTCGAGGCGACCCTCACCGACCTGTTCAGTTTTGTCGGCAGAAACGAGCTGGTCAAATCGCCGCAGACCCTCTTTTCTCTGATCCGTAGAAGTGTGATGATCTTTTACGGAGCAATGAAGAAGAGCTCCATCATCTATGAAATCGACCTGCAGGGAGAGGACCCGATCCTGCATATTGACAGTGAGAAAATCAGACAGGTATTCGTTCACCTCATCAAAAACAGCATCGAGGCCATGCCCGACGGTGGAATACTGGAAGTCCGCTGCTGGCAAGAGAACAACTCGGTACTGATTTCCATCCGTGACACCGGTACAGGCGTCGACATGCACAATCTACACCGGGTCACCGATCCCTTTTATACCACCAAGACCTATGGTACCGGCCTGGGTCTCACCTTAGTCGAACAAATCCTCGAACAGCATGGCGCCGACTTTTCTCTGACACCGAGCAAGCCAACCGGAATGACAGCTCTGATCCGGTTCAAAAAGGACCTCTAA
- a CDS encoding VTC domain-containing protein, with amino-acid sequence MSTAQSSAEYEIKYILANERARSLRHYLAKRYCADGAYAAGYISSIYFDTADLSLLDEKLNSDYLKIKVRLRWYGSTPAAPPAPPFFLEVKRKIGSTRKKTRKCFVDGSETLLQPLHHPDFFKFATILGEAGEYFGKPLFPVLQISYYRTRYIDPCSGTRFAVDSDIHVPRINRRFVSRCNGQPLPTAVFECKGHSPLLPDWLTHINALADCRKDAFSKYAACLLTTA; translated from the coding sequence ATGAGCACTGCCCAATCATCGGCTGAATACGAAATAAAATACATACTCGCCAACGAGCGCGCCCGCTCCCTCCGCCACTACCTTGCCAAGAGGTATTGCGCAGACGGGGCCTACGCCGCCGGCTACATCTCCAGCATTTATTTTGATACGGCCGATCTCTCGCTTCTAGATGAAAAACTCAACAGCGATTACCTCAAGATAAAGGTGCGGTTGCGCTGGTATGGCTCTACCCCGGCAGCCCCCCCCGCTCCACCTTTTTTTCTCGAGGTGAAACGAAAAATCGGCAGCACCCGCAAGAAGACCAGAAAGTGTTTCGTGGACGGTAGTGAGACGCTTCTCCAGCCGCTCCATCACCCGGATTTTTTCAAGTTCGCCACCATCCTCGGCGAAGCCGGCGAATATTTCGGCAAACCGCTGTTTCCCGTGCTGCAGATCAGTTACTACCGGACTCGTTATATTGACCCGTGCTCAGGCACCCGTTTTGCGGTCGATAGCGACATCCATGTCCCACGAATCAACCGCCGGTTTGTTTCCAGGTGCAACGGACAACCGCTGCCCACAGCAGTCTTCGAATGTAAAGGCCACTCACCCCTGCTCCCCGATTGGCTCACCCACATCAACGCGCTGGCCGATTGCAGGAAAGATGCATTCTCCAAATATGCCGCCTGCCTTTTGACAACAGCCTGA